One genomic segment of Amycolatopsis sp. Hca4 includes these proteins:
- a CDS encoding DUF2786 domain-containing protein: MGKRKQVRVGPPPTTAEEFGDALFAAVPGDADWLEPDYTLPPALASAADPVAGQLIARACRGGWLPEDLHQAARRRLDEFAGSYLLDTLSAYAGQFTTVHPDWLAQLDAAGGVRWWNETEPHLPQWAAKHILTPSEAVAAVISAFGLLKTLPPVTVVLPAPGTPLPRPAGHPVDDKKLSRVRALLAKAESSSFPEEAEALSAKAQELMTRHALDRALVEAATGAPDRPAARRIWLDTPYTDAKSLLVHVVAKANRCQAIFDARWDFVTVVGDDLDAVELLTTSLLVQATRAMIADPAGRSRDFRKSFLVSYATRIGERLEQTAEATIASVPDLLPVLASREAEVAAAFTELFPEVVSKSVTVRSHEGWGAGREAADRARLGE, from the coding sequence GTGGGCAAGCGGAAGCAGGTCCGCGTCGGCCCGCCGCCGACGACGGCCGAGGAGTTCGGCGACGCGCTGTTCGCCGCCGTACCGGGCGACGCGGACTGGCTGGAGCCGGACTACACCCTGCCGCCCGCCCTCGCCTCGGCTGCCGATCCGGTCGCCGGGCAGCTGATCGCCCGCGCGTGCCGGGGTGGCTGGCTGCCCGAAGACCTCCACCAGGCGGCCCGGCGCCGCCTGGACGAGTTCGCCGGCTCGTACCTGCTCGACACCCTCTCCGCCTACGCCGGGCAGTTCACCACCGTGCACCCGGACTGGCTGGCCCAGCTCGACGCGGCGGGCGGCGTCCGCTGGTGGAACGAAACCGAGCCACACCTGCCGCAATGGGCGGCGAAGCACATCCTCACGCCATCCGAAGCGGTGGCCGCGGTCATCTCCGCCTTCGGCCTGCTGAAGACGCTGCCCCCGGTGACCGTGGTGCTGCCCGCGCCGGGCACCCCGCTGCCGCGCCCGGCAGGTCACCCCGTCGACGACAAGAAGCTGAGCCGGGTCCGCGCGCTGCTCGCGAAGGCCGAGTCGAGCTCGTTCCCGGAGGAGGCCGAGGCCCTTTCGGCGAAGGCGCAGGAGCTGATGACCCGCCACGCCCTCGACCGGGCCCTGGTGGAGGCGGCCACCGGCGCGCCGGACCGCCCCGCGGCCCGCAGAATCTGGCTCGACACGCCGTACACCGACGCGAAGTCGCTGCTGGTCCACGTGGTCGCGAAGGCCAACCGTTGCCAGGCCATCTTCGATGCGCGCTGGGACTTCGTGACCGTGGTCGGCGACGACCTGGACGCCGTCGAGCTGCTGACGACGTCGTTGCTGGTCCAGGCGACCCGCGCGATGATCGCCGACCCGGCGGGCCGGTCCCGCGATTTCCGGAAGTCGTTCCTGGTTTCGTACGCCACCCGCATCGGCGAGCGGCTCGAGCAGACGGCGGAAGCGACGATCGCCTCGGTGCCGGATCTGCTGCCGGTGCTGGCCTCGCGCGAGGCCGAGGTGGCGGCGGCGTTCACCGAGCTGTTTCCCGAGGTGGTGAGCAAGTCGGTGACCGTGCGCAGCCACGAAGGGTGGGGCGCGGGGCGGGAGGCCGCCGACCGCGCCCGCCTCGGTGAGTGA
- a CDS encoding aldolase/citrate lyase family protein, with product MRLPEDVYDAADARLAAADARVAASYPGERPGRQPVHTVYVPASRYKTRLVADWGKQAMRVFVEHGDLLGVDADVYERVRAKLLTEPIEDLRIDFEDGFGRVPDDVEDAAARAAGQTLATTGGTPFCGIRFKSFEAATRRRGIRTLDLFLGSLLEHGPLPAGFVVTLPKVTAVEQVSVAAEVLSRLETAYELAEGALRFEVQIETAQSIVDVDGTLSVARIVQAAAGRCSGLHYGTYDYSAGLGIAAAYQSMEHPAADLAKGLMQVAAAGTGVRLSDGSTNRLPIGDALPTAWAEHLRLVRRSLERGFYQGWDLHPHQLPTRFAATYKFYRAGFPEAVQRLRAYAEKTAGGVLDEPATAQALAVYLLRGLDCGALDEGELPFGRPELEKYARREV from the coding sequence GTGCGGCTGCCCGAAGACGTCTACGACGCCGCCGACGCGCGCCTGGCTGCGGCCGACGCGCGCGTCGCGGCGTCGTACCCGGGGGAGCGGCCGGGGCGCCAGCCCGTGCACACCGTCTACGTCCCGGCTTCGCGGTACAAGACGCGCCTGGTCGCCGACTGGGGCAAGCAGGCGATGCGCGTGTTCGTCGAGCACGGCGACCTCCTCGGCGTCGACGCCGACGTGTACGAACGCGTCCGCGCGAAGCTGCTGACCGAGCCGATCGAGGACCTGAGGATCGACTTCGAGGACGGCTTCGGCCGCGTCCCGGACGACGTCGAGGACGCGGCGGCCCGCGCGGCCGGGCAGACCCTGGCGACCACCGGCGGCACACCGTTCTGCGGCATCCGCTTCAAGAGCTTCGAAGCGGCGACGCGCCGGCGAGGCATCCGCACCCTCGACCTGTTCCTGGGATCGCTGCTGGAGCACGGCCCGCTCCCGGCCGGGTTCGTCGTCACGCTGCCGAAGGTGACGGCGGTGGAGCAGGTCTCGGTGGCCGCGGAAGTCCTCTCCCGGCTGGAAACCGCGTACGAGCTGGCTGAAGGGGCGCTGCGCTTCGAGGTCCAGATCGAGACCGCCCAGTCCATTGTGGACGTGGACGGGACGCTGTCGGTGGCGCGGATCGTGCAGGCGGCGGCGGGGCGCTGTTCGGGTCTGCACTACGGGACGTACGACTACAGCGCGGGCCTGGGCATCGCGGCGGCGTACCAGAGCATGGAGCACCCGGCGGCGGACCTGGCCAAGGGCTTGATGCAGGTCGCTGCGGCGGGCACCGGCGTCCGGTTGTCGGACGGTTCGACCAACCGCCTCCCGATCGGCGACGCCCTGCCGACGGCGTGGGCCGAGCACCTCCGCTTGGTGCGAAGGTCCCTGGAGCGTGGCTTCTACCAGGGCTGGGACCTGCACCCGCACCAGCTGCCGACCCGTTTCGCGGCGACGTACAAGTTCTACCGCGCGGGGTTCCCGGAGGCGGTGCAGAGGTTGCGCGCGTACGCGGAGAAGACGGCCGGGGGAGTGCTGGACGAACCGGCGACGGCCCAGGCGCTGGCGGTGTACCTCCTGCGGGGGCTGGATTGCGGGGCGCTGGACGAGGGCGAGCTGCCGTTCGGGCGGCCGGAGCTGGAGAAGTACGCCCGCCGGGAGGTCTGA
- the aceB gene encoding malate synthase A, with product MSSEVQVLGDPVERGDEILTPEALAFLAGLHDAFAGRRDELLRARSKRREEARTTGKLDFLPETKEIRDGDWQVAGAPEALRDRRVEITGPTDRKMTINALNSGAKVWLADLEDANTPHWHNVVSGQVNLYDAVRETITLESGGKSYALKDDVEHATIVVRPRGWHLPEAHLTFGGREGVGALVDFGLHFFHNAAELLKRGKGPYYYLPKMESHLEARLWNDVFTHAEKALGIEHGTVRATVLIETIPAAFEMEEILYELREHASGLNAGRWDYLFSVIKYFRDAGEKFVLPDRNSVTMTAPFMRAYTELLVRTCHKRGAFAIGGMAAFIPSKDPEVNKGAFEKVHADKSREAGDGFDGSWVAHPGMVELCKEEFDKVLGDQPNQLDRTRDEVSVTADQLLDVASTPGGATAAGLRAAVDVGVRYIASWLGGNGAAAIHNLMEDAATAEISRSQIWQWVKNGTTLDSGDAVTAELVRGVLADVRGELAGELKPELLEPAVELFEQVALADEFPDFLTLPAYEKIK from the coding sequence ATGTCTTCTGAAGTCCAGGTGCTGGGCGACCCGGTCGAGCGCGGCGACGAGATCCTCACGCCGGAGGCGCTCGCCTTCCTCGCCGGCCTCCACGACGCCTTCGCCGGCCGCCGCGACGAGCTGCTCCGGGCGCGGAGCAAGCGCCGCGAAGAGGCCCGGACCACCGGCAAGCTCGACTTCCTGCCGGAGACCAAGGAGATCCGCGACGGCGACTGGCAGGTCGCCGGGGCCCCGGAGGCGCTCCGCGACCGCCGCGTCGAGATCACCGGACCGACCGACCGCAAGATGACCATCAACGCGCTCAACTCCGGCGCGAAGGTGTGGCTGGCCGACCTCGAGGACGCCAACACCCCGCACTGGCACAACGTGGTCTCCGGCCAGGTCAACCTGTACGACGCCGTCCGCGAGACGATCACCCTGGAAAGCGGCGGCAAGAGCTACGCGCTGAAGGACGACGTCGAGCACGCCACGATCGTGGTCCGCCCGCGCGGCTGGCACCTGCCCGAAGCCCACCTCACCTTCGGCGGCCGCGAGGGCGTCGGCGCGCTCGTCGACTTCGGCCTGCACTTCTTCCACAACGCCGCCGAACTGCTCAAGCGCGGCAAGGGCCCGTACTACTACCTGCCGAAGATGGAGAGCCACCTCGAAGCGCGGCTCTGGAACGACGTCTTCACCCACGCCGAGAAGGCGCTCGGCATCGAGCACGGCACCGTCCGCGCCACCGTGCTGATCGAGACCATCCCGGCCGCGTTCGAGATGGAGGAAATCCTCTACGAGCTGCGCGAGCACGCTTCGGGCCTCAACGCGGGCCGCTGGGACTACCTGTTCAGCGTGATCAAGTACTTCCGTGACGCGGGCGAGAAGTTCGTACTGCCGGACCGCAACTCGGTCACCATGACCGCGCCGTTCATGCGCGCCTACACCGAGCTGCTCGTGCGCACCTGCCACAAGCGCGGCGCCTTCGCGATCGGCGGCATGGCCGCGTTCATCCCCAGCAAGGACCCCGAGGTCAACAAGGGTGCCTTCGAGAAGGTCCACGCGGACAAGTCCCGCGAGGCCGGCGACGGCTTCGACGGCTCCTGGGTCGCCCACCCGGGCATGGTCGAGCTCTGCAAGGAGGAGTTCGACAAGGTGCTCGGCGACCAGCCGAACCAGCTCGACCGCACCCGCGACGAAGTCAGCGTCACCGCCGACCAGCTGCTGGACGTCGCTTCGACGCCGGGTGGCGCGACCGCGGCCGGCCTGCGCGCCGCAGTCGACGTCGGTGTCCGCTACATCGCGTCCTGGCTGGGCGGCAACGGCGCGGCGGCCATCCACAACCTGATGGAGGACGCCGCCACCGCCGAGATCTCGCGCTCGCAGATCTGGCAGTGGGTCAAGAACGGGACCACTTTGGACAGTGGGGACGCGGTCACCGCGGAGCTGGTGCGCGGCGTGCTGGCCGACGTCCGCGGCGAGCTGGCCGGCGAGCTCAAGCCCGAGCTGCTGGAGCCCGCGGTGGAGCTGTTCGAGCAGGTCGCGCTGGCCGACGAGTTCCCGGACTTCCTGACGCTGCCCGCGTACGAGAAGATCAAGTAG
- a CDS encoding IclR family transcriptional regulator, whose protein sequence is MPAEKNGRDGGVQSLQRAFELLEHLADTGGEASLSELATLSGLPMPTIHRLIRTLVDLGYVRQNTNRRYALGARLIRLGENASMQFGAWARPLLAELVEEVGETANLAVLERDEVVYVAQVPSKHSMRMFTEVGRRLLPHGTGVGKAMLAHLPASDVRSLLSRTGMPAYTEHTFTDPDALAVELSRIASQGYALDEAEQELGVRCVAVAVPGAPVPAAVSVSGPSGRLTAEAVAHIAPAVQRVADALGASLSQAAITV, encoded by the coding sequence GTGCCGGCGGAGAAGAACGGTCGCGACGGCGGCGTCCAGTCCCTGCAGCGTGCCTTCGAGCTGCTGGAACACCTCGCGGACACCGGTGGCGAGGCCAGCCTGTCGGAGCTGGCGACGCTGTCCGGGCTGCCGATGCCGACGATCCACCGGCTCATCCGCACGCTGGTCGACCTGGGGTACGTCCGCCAGAACACGAACCGCCGCTACGCGCTGGGCGCACGCCTGATCCGGCTGGGCGAGAACGCGAGCATGCAGTTCGGCGCGTGGGCGCGGCCGCTGCTGGCGGAGCTGGTGGAGGAGGTCGGCGAGACGGCCAACCTGGCGGTCCTGGAGCGCGACGAGGTCGTTTACGTGGCCCAGGTGCCGTCGAAGCACTCGATGCGGATGTTCACCGAGGTCGGACGGCGGTTGCTGCCGCACGGGACCGGCGTGGGCAAGGCGATGCTGGCGCACCTGCCCGCTTCGGACGTGCGTTCGCTGCTTTCGCGCACCGGGATGCCCGCGTACACGGAGCACACGTTCACGGACCCGGACGCGCTGGCGGTAGAGCTGTCGCGGATCGCTTCGCAGGGGTACGCGCTGGACGAGGCGGAGCAGGAACTGGGCGTGCGGTGCGTCGCCGTGGCGGTGCCGGGGGCGCCGGTCCCGGCGGCGGTTTCGGTGTCGGGGCCGTCCGGACGGCTGACCGCCGAGGCGGTGGCGCACATCGCCCCGGCGGTGCAGCGGGTGGCGGACGCTCTGGGAGCTAGCCTCTCCCAGGCGGCGATCACGGTCTAA
- a CDS encoding GNAT family N-acetyltransferase → MPAIHGDRVRLRPIGPADRVRLREILATPEVARWWGDPDRETEGLYEVEEGYHVYVIEFDGEVVGLIQSCEELDPQYRHAGIDISVHPEFHGRGIGTDAIRALARHLFAEGHHRLTIDPAASNETAIRVYTKVGFRPVGVLRNYERAPDGTWHDGLLMDLLEEELT, encoded by the coding sequence ATGCCCGCCATTCACGGAGATCGGGTGCGCTTGCGTCCGATCGGCCCAGCCGACCGCGTCCGGCTGCGCGAAATCCTGGCCACCCCGGAGGTCGCCCGCTGGTGGGGCGACCCGGATCGCGAGACCGAAGGCCTGTACGAGGTCGAAGAGGGTTACCACGTCTACGTGATCGAGTTCGACGGCGAGGTCGTCGGCCTGATCCAGAGCTGCGAGGAGCTGGACCCGCAGTACCGCCACGCGGGCATCGACATCTCGGTGCACCCGGAGTTCCACGGCCGCGGTATCGGCACGGACGCGATCCGGGCGCTGGCCCGCCACCTGTTCGCCGAGGGACACCACCGGCTGACGATCGACCCGGCGGCGTCCAACGAGACGGCGATCCGGGTGTACACGAAGGTGGGATTCCGGCCGGTCGGGGTGCTCCGGAACTACGAACGCGCCCCGGACGGCACCTGGCACGACGGGCTGCTGATGGACCTGCTGGAAGAGGAGCTCACTTAG
- the ftsY gene encoding signal recognition particle-docking protein FtsY, with protein sequence MSSTWFLFVVVAVVVLVALLVTGLLIARRRRISLDAQREVEAKPKGGSYAASGGIALAPGGTAEAEAPEHPVEDRPEVDGQPAVGDDAAVPRDSAQRTVRDVKLPDAEVVEPAPAAEEIDPATGRMERLRGRLSKSRSVFGTSLLGLLGAGDLDEDSWQDVEDTLLMADLGAATTNQIVERLRDELSRRAVRSSAEAREVLHEVLTAQLSTDGHRAVRALPHTVDGRKQPAVVLVAGVNGTGKTTTTGKLARVLVAQGGTVLLGAADTFRAAAADQLQTWAERVGAEVVRGKEGADPAAVAFDAVKRGVDTGVDAVLVDTAGRLHTKTGLMDELGKVKRVVEKQAKVDEVLLVLDATTGQNGLMQARVFAEVIDVTGIVLTKLDGTAKGGIVFQVQKELGVPVKLVGLGEGPDDLAPFEPGAFVDALLG encoded by the coding sequence GTGTCGAGCACCTGGTTCCTGTTCGTAGTCGTCGCTGTCGTCGTCCTGGTCGCCCTGCTGGTGACCGGCCTGCTGATCGCACGCAGGCGGCGGATCAGCCTGGACGCCCAGCGCGAGGTCGAGGCGAAACCGAAGGGCGGTTCGTACGCGGCCAGCGGGGGCATCGCGCTCGCGCCCGGCGGCACGGCCGAGGCCGAAGCCCCCGAGCACCCGGTCGAGGACCGGCCGGAGGTCGACGGCCAGCCCGCGGTGGGCGACGACGCGGCGGTGCCGCGCGACTCGGCCCAGCGCACGGTCCGCGACGTCAAGCTGCCGGACGCCGAGGTCGTCGAACCGGCCCCGGCCGCCGAGGAGATCGATCCGGCGACCGGCCGCATGGAGCGGCTGCGCGGCCGGCTGTCGAAGTCCCGCTCGGTGTTCGGGACGAGCCTGCTGGGCCTGCTCGGCGCGGGCGACCTCGACGAGGACTCCTGGCAGGACGTCGAAGACACGCTGCTGATGGCCGACCTGGGTGCGGCCACCACGAACCAGATCGTCGAGCGCCTGCGCGACGAGCTGTCCCGGCGCGCGGTGCGGTCCTCGGCGGAGGCGCGCGAGGTGCTGCACGAGGTGCTGACGGCGCAGCTGTCCACCGACGGCCACCGGGCGGTCCGGGCGCTGCCGCACACGGTCGACGGGCGCAAGCAGCCCGCGGTGGTGCTGGTGGCGGGCGTGAACGGCACCGGCAAGACGACGACAACGGGCAAGCTGGCCCGCGTCCTGGTCGCCCAGGGCGGAACGGTCCTGCTGGGAGCGGCGGACACGTTCCGCGCGGCGGCGGCCGACCAGCTGCAGACGTGGGCCGAGCGCGTGGGAGCGGAGGTCGTCCGCGGCAAGGAGGGGGCGGACCCGGCGGCGGTGGCGTTCGACGCGGTCAAGCGCGGCGTGGACACGGGCGTGGACGCGGTCCTGGTCGACACGGCGGGCCGCCTGCACACGAAGACGGGCCTGATGGACGAGCTGGGCAAGGTCAAGCGCGTCGTGGAGAAGCAGGCCAAGGTCGACGAGGTCCTGCTGGTCCTGGACGCGACGACGGGCCAGAACGGGCTGATGCAGGCCCGGGTGTTCGCCGAGGTGATCGACGTGACGGGCATCGTCCTGACGAAGCTGGACGGGACGGCCAAGGGCGGCATCGTGTTCCAGGTCCAGAAGGAGCTGGGGGTGCCGGTGAAGCTGGTCGGGCTCGGCGAGGGGCCGGACGACCTGGCCCCGTTCGAGCCCGGTGCCTTCGTGGACGCCCTGCTCGGCTAG
- a CDS encoding anhydro-N-acetylmuramic acid kinase → MGKSASHGFRVIGLISGTSLDGIDVAAADLHAEDDTVVLTPLGELEIPYPEPLREALLAALPPNPCTAGELTRLDTGVGQAFADAAARGAEELAGTADLVASLGQTVFHWVADGRVRGTLQLGQPAWIAERTGLPVCADLRARDVAAGGHGAPLASTLDHLWLRGLAEDTGRPVAALNLGGIANITVVAEDRPVIAYDTGPANALLDLAAHRVRGQRSDVYGKLALGGSVRRDLLGRLQADPYFAAPPPKSTGKEHFNADFLDTALAGLDPVEPGDLLATLTELTAVTVADQCRRHGVTTVIASGGGVANPALMAALVRALPSAVVKTSDDLGLPGAGKEAYLTALLGWLTWCGVPGTVPSATGARGPRVLGALVPGAGPLILPAPLGGSVTRLRVAEKAGER, encoded by the coding sequence ATGGGGAAAAGCGCGAGCCACGGCTTCCGGGTGATCGGCCTGATTTCGGGCACGTCGCTCGACGGCATCGACGTGGCCGCAGCCGATCTGCACGCCGAGGACGACACCGTCGTCCTGACACCGCTCGGCGAGCTGGAAATCCCCTACCCGGAGCCCCTCCGCGAAGCCCTGCTCGCCGCGCTGCCGCCGAACCCGTGCACCGCCGGCGAGCTGACCCGGCTCGACACCGGCGTCGGCCAGGCGTTCGCCGACGCCGCCGCGCGCGGTGCCGAAGAGCTGGCCGGCACCGCGGACCTGGTCGCGTCGCTGGGCCAGACGGTCTTCCACTGGGTGGCGGACGGCCGCGTCCGCGGCACGCTGCAACTCGGCCAGCCCGCCTGGATCGCCGAACGCACCGGGCTGCCCGTGTGCGCCGACCTGCGCGCCCGTGACGTCGCCGCGGGCGGCCACGGGGCGCCGCTGGCCAGCACGCTCGACCACCTGTGGCTGCGCGGCCTCGCCGAGGACACCGGCCGTCCGGTCGCCGCGCTCAACCTCGGCGGCATCGCGAACATCACCGTCGTCGCCGAGGACCGGCCGGTGATCGCCTACGACACCGGCCCCGCCAACGCCCTGCTCGACCTCGCGGCCCACCGCGTGCGCGGACAGCGCAGCGACGTCTACGGAAAGCTCGCGCTCGGCGGGTCGGTCCGCCGGGACCTGCTCGGGCGGCTGCAGGCCGACCCGTACTTCGCCGCCCCGCCGCCGAAGTCCACCGGCAAGGAGCACTTCAACGCGGACTTCCTCGACACCGCACTCGCCGGCCTGGACCCGGTCGAGCCCGGCGACCTGCTCGCGACGCTGACCGAACTGACCGCCGTCACCGTGGCCGACCAGTGCCGCCGGCACGGCGTCACGACCGTCATCGCCTCCGGCGGCGGCGTCGCGAACCCGGCGCTGATGGCCGCGCTGGTCCGCGCCCTGCCGTCGGCCGTGGTCAAGACCAGCGACGACCTCGGCCTGCCCGGTGCCGGCAAGGAGGCGTACCTGACCGCGTTGCTGGGCTGGCTGACCTGGTGCGGTGTGCCCGGTACCGTGCCGTCGGCGACCGGTGCCCGCGGGCCGCGCGTGCTCGGCGCGCTGGTCCCGGGCGCCGGCCCCCTGATCCTTCCCGCCCCGCTGGGGGGCAGCGTGACCCGGTTGCGAGTCGCGGAGAAGGCCGGAGAACGGTAG
- a CDS encoding sodium:solute symporter, which translates to MRGVDLAIIVVYLAAMPLIGVLVGRRQRSAADYFVGERSLPWGAVMLSVVATETSTLTVISTPGLVFGNAFLFLQLAFGYIIGRTIAAFVLLPRYFRGNLVSAYAFLGKRFGSGLQGTASVTFVITRLLAEGVRLFAGAIPIKVILGHYGIHLDYWVIVVILTALTLVYAYIGGIKAVVWVDVIQLSLYLGGAAVAAIVLLNKLPADWASQASADGKFMLVDFSKNLLTSPYAFVTAVLGGAALSMASHGADQLIAQRLLATRSLRDGQKALIGSGIIVTVQFALFLLVGAMLWVFNGRKSVAQLGLQSPDDVFSRFIIDDLPVGVSGLLIAGVLASTMGALASALNALSTSTVADLYQRFTKRSPEDSKLLQHGRMWTLIWAVVFAVFASLFSTTKNSVIELGLAITGYTYGALLGSFLLGLLIKKARQVDAIVAFVVTVVVMAFVILGVKFNAKTGGLIGVDFGKAAGDKVALAYPWYTLMGVVITLLVGGLLSLRHRTPDPKAAEAEAVAEEVRAA; encoded by the coding sequence ATGCGCGGTGTCGACCTCGCCATCATCGTGGTCTACCTGGCGGCCATGCCGCTGATCGGCGTGCTCGTCGGCCGGAGACAACGGTCGGCGGCCGACTACTTCGTCGGTGAGCGCAGCCTCCCGTGGGGCGCGGTGATGCTGTCCGTGGTGGCCACGGAGACCTCGACGCTGACCGTGATCAGCACGCCCGGGCTGGTCTTCGGCAACGCGTTCCTGTTCCTGCAGCTGGCGTTCGGCTACATCATCGGCCGGACGATCGCCGCGTTCGTGCTGCTGCCGCGGTACTTCCGGGGCAACCTCGTCAGCGCGTACGCGTTCCTCGGGAAGCGGTTCGGCTCCGGACTGCAGGGCACCGCGTCGGTCACGTTCGTGATCACGCGGCTGCTCGCCGAAGGTGTGCGCCTGTTCGCCGGCGCGATCCCGATCAAGGTGATCCTCGGCCACTACGGCATCCACCTCGACTACTGGGTGATCGTCGTCATCCTCACCGCACTGACGCTGGTCTACGCCTACATCGGCGGGATCAAGGCGGTCGTCTGGGTCGACGTCATCCAGCTGTCGCTCTACCTGGGCGGCGCCGCGGTGGCCGCGATCGTGCTGCTGAACAAGCTGCCCGCCGACTGGGCCTCGCAGGCGTCCGCGGACGGCAAGTTCATGCTCGTCGACTTCTCGAAGAACCTGCTGACCAGCCCGTACGCCTTCGTGACGGCGGTGCTCGGCGGCGCGGCGCTGTCGATGGCCTCCCACGGCGCCGACCAGCTGATCGCGCAGCGGCTGCTGGCCACGCGCAGCCTGCGCGACGGCCAGAAGGCGCTGATCGGCAGCGGCATCATCGTCACCGTCCAGTTTGCGTTGTTCCTGCTGGTCGGCGCGATGCTCTGGGTGTTCAACGGCCGGAAATCCGTGGCGCAGCTCGGGTTGCAGAGCCCGGACGACGTGTTCTCGCGGTTCATCATCGACGACCTGCCGGTCGGCGTCTCCGGCCTGCTCATCGCCGGTGTCCTCGCCTCGACGATGGGCGCTCTGGCCTCGGCGCTCAACGCGCTTTCGACGTCGACCGTGGCGGACCTCTACCAGCGGTTCACCAAACGTTCACCCGAGGATTCGAAACTGCTGCAGCACGGTCGCATGTGGACACTGATCTGGGCCGTCGTGTTCGCGGTGTTCGCGTCGCTGTTCTCCACCACGAAGAACTCGGTGATCGAGCTCGGCCTGGCCATCACCGGCTACACCTACGGCGCGCTGCTCGGCTCGTTCCTGCTCGGCCTGCTGATCAAGAAGGCGCGGCAGGTGGACGCGATCGTCGCGTTCGTGGTCACGGTGGTGGTGATGGCGTTCGTGATCCTCGGCGTGAAGTTCAACGCGAAGACCGGCGGCCTGATCGGCGTCGACTTCGGCAAGGCGGCCGGGGACAAGGTGGCGCTCGCCTACCCGTGGTACACGCTGATGGGCGTGGTCATCACCCTGCTCGTCGGCGGCCTGCTCTCGCTGCGGCACCGCACGCCGGACCCGAAGGCGGCCGAGGCCGAAGCCGTGGCCGAGGAAGTCCGCGCCGCCTGA
- a CDS encoding DUF3455 domain-containing protein: MKRMTVALAAGALLVGGAATASATPAAPKVADAIQVPAGNRPVAAFPAEGVQIYGCTNGAWTLIQPAAVLSKHGKPVALHSKGPVWTSIVDGSTVGAAAVATSPRKDAIPEVLLKANLNTGDGIFGKVTYVQRLNTRGGVAPAGACTDGAQAAVRYSADYAFWVAG, encoded by the coding sequence ATGAAGCGGATGACGGTGGCGCTCGCGGCGGGTGCCCTGCTGGTCGGCGGCGCGGCGACGGCTTCGGCCACTCCGGCGGCACCGAAGGTGGCGGACGCGATCCAGGTCCCGGCGGGCAACCGGCCGGTGGCGGCCTTCCCCGCGGAAGGCGTGCAGATCTACGGCTGCACGAACGGCGCGTGGACGCTGATCCAGCCCGCCGCGGTCCTGTCGAAGCACGGGAAACCGGTGGCACTGCACAGCAAGGGCCCGGTCTGGACGTCCATCGTGGACGGCAGCACGGTCGGCGCGGCGGCGGTGGCGACCTCGCCGCGCAAGGACGCGATCCCGGAGGTCCTGCTCAAGGCGAACCTCAACACCGGCGACGGGATCTTCGGCAAGGTGACGTACGTCCAGCGCTTGAACACCCGCGGTGGCGTGGCCCCGGCGGGCGCGTGCACGGACGGTGCGCAGGCCGCGGTCCGGTACTCGGCGGACTACGCCTTCTGGGTCGCCGGCTGA